A region from the Candidatus Thorarchaeota archaeon genome encodes:
- a CDS encoding RsmD family RNA methyltransferase codes for MTVSWNGRVGLINAVQNPIRFLLERAAYLREAGEIIGIIHQDREIDESNIREAVAADTTFYVRGFNVDQPRSGGHSISVEIGKIMKKITRAKVSFSDKGVRLRAIDMGNEIIIGKAIESRTRKLLKIRKGNARAFFHPSVMNAPLARAMCNLAQVMPGQIMLDPFCGGGGILCEGAQLGASVIGVDMNWRLLQGAKKNLWQIGNRSGVLVQADARSLPISHVDAVVTDPPYGQTSSTRGDRADHLVDRLLDELEGVMTVGGKLCICSEKKMAIGNIIHNKGLTEDICISVRIHKKMIREIRVISY; via the coding sequence ATGACTGTGTCATGGAATGGACGGGTAGGTCTCATCAATGCCGTGCAAAATCCAATTCGATTTCTATTAGAGAGAGCAGCATACTTACGAGAGGCTGGTGAAATAATCGGGATAATTCATCAAGATAGAGAAATAGATGAGAGCAATATTCGCGAGGCCGTAGCTGCCGATACCACCTTTTATGTACGAGGCTTTAATGTAGACCAACCGCGTAGTGGGGGCCATAGCATATCGGTCGAAATTGGAAAAATAATGAAAAAGATCACACGGGCAAAAGTGTCATTTAGTGACAAAGGAGTAAGACTACGTGCGATTGATATGGGCAATGAAATCATAATTGGCAAGGCAATCGAATCACGTACACGCAAGTTGCTCAAAATACGAAAAGGAAATGCGCGTGCGTTCTTTCATCCATCGGTTATGAATGCACCCCTTGCAAGAGCAATGTGTAATCTGGCTCAAGTGATGCCCGGACAAATCATGTTGGATCCGTTCTGTGGGGGTGGTGGAATTTTATGCGAGGGAGCTCAACTAGGTGCGAGTGTGATAGGTGTGGACATGAATTGGCGGCTTCTTCAGGGTGCTAAAAAGAACCTCTGGCAAATAGGAAACCGGTCAGGCGTGCTTGTTCAGGCAGACGCCCGGTCATTGCCGATTAGTCATGTCGATGCAGTTGTAACGGATCCACCTTACGGACAGACAAGCTCGACACGTGGAGATAGAGCTGATCATCTGGTAGACAGATTACTGGATGAGCTTGAAGGGGTCATGACAGTCGGAGGTAAACTATGCATATGTAGTGAAAAGAAAATGGCCATAGGAAACATCATTCATAATAAAGGGTTGACCGAGGATATTTGTATTTCAGTCCGAATACATAAAAAAATGATTAGAGAGATCAGAGTAATCTCTTACTGA
- a CDS encoding CPBP family intramembrane metalloprotease: MNQVADVRTTPPQDTRPPLLTRMSLFSLSIIILSIGIVWRVVDIFVLGLGSTLLNILPSKLFPLGILLGVFWVYRRSEIEPILGLTRAHLRPNLIIGILLGLSFYFTGVVLPTLLYASLTGASSLLTVHIQFVDFLWYEFLFVFINAIMEETLFRGILYHGFRTRMSINRSMLLSAAFFGLWHICWPFANGKTGAALISDIFVSVVFSGILGLFFAIYYIRFTSTTALTGTIVAHTLINFFNESFKFGASSGMQGPDTPTRDPLQIALSGIFFMATIVIFSLLLYKYKLERIIGWFRPSTRAH; encoded by the coding sequence ATGAATCAAGTCGCAGATGTGCGCACTACACCTCCCCAAGATACTCGCCCCCCGCTCTTAACAAGAATGAGTCTCTTCTCTCTCTCAATTATTATTCTCTCGATTGGGATCGTGTGGCGGGTTGTAGACATTTTTGTGCTAGGGCTTGGCAGTACTCTTCTCAATATTCTCCCCTCCAAACTTTTCCCCCTTGGAATATTATTAGGCGTGTTCTGGGTTTACCGCAGGTCTGAGATTGAGCCTATTCTGGGGCTTACTCGGGCACATCTACGCCCTAATCTGATAATTGGTATATTATTGGGGCTATCCTTTTATTTTACTGGAGTAGTTCTCCCCACCCTTCTTTATGCTAGCTTGACTGGAGCCTCTTCGCTGCTTACGGTTCACATTCAATTTGTTGATTTTCTCTGGTATGAGTTTCTTTTTGTATTTATTAATGCAATCATGGAAGAAACTCTCTTCAGAGGTATTCTTTATCATGGTTTCCGAACCCGTATGAGCATCAATCGGTCCATGCTGTTATCGGCTGCATTTTTTGGTCTTTGGCATATTTGCTGGCCTTTTGCAAATGGTAAGACAGGCGCCGCGCTTATTTCAGATATTTTTGTGTCAGTCGTGTTCTCAGGTATTCTTGGACTCTTCTTTGCAATCTACTATATCCGTTTCACAAGTACGACTGCTCTCACAGGTACAATAGTTGCACATACACTGATCAATTTCTTCAACGAGTCTTTCAAATTTGGGGCCTCTTCTGGCATGCAGGGTCCTGATACTCCTACACGTGATCCTCTTCAAATCGCATTAAGTGGTATCTTTTTCATGGCAACTATCGTGATCTTTTCTCTATTACTTTACAAATATAAATTAGAACGAATTATTGGATGGTTTAGACCTTCTACTAGAGCGCACTGA
- a CDS encoding ATP/GTP-binding protein encodes MFISFIVGTAGSGKSLLTAALEKWLISLEASVAIVNLDPGVDSPPYTSDVDVREYVDYNDIISTFGLGPNGALVAAIDMAVNHAQEMREEIIDTAAEYVIVDCPGQMELFAYRNSGPLMVSELAADDPALAIYLMDANIARTPEGYLSSLLLGISINMRFGLPQLNILSKPDVLINDKVVEIASWGEEPYLLETALSNSEPSIAREYAEAVLHMLQDLGGGTGVIPVSAKQMTGMESLYGEMQQIYLGGDNIEH; translated from the coding sequence ATGTTCATTTCATTTATTGTAGGAACTGCCGGCTCAGGAAAATCATTGTTGACAGCCGCACTAGAAAAGTGGCTTATATCATTGGAGGCCAGCGTTGCCATTGTCAATCTTGACCCAGGTGTAGATAGCCCACCTTACACAAGCGATGTTGATGTGCGAGAGTACGTGGACTATAACGACATAATCAGTACTTTTGGTCTTGGACCAAATGGGGCTCTTGTTGCAGCCATCGATATGGCAGTCAATCATGCCCAAGAGATGAGAGAGGAGATTATTGATACTGCTGCCGAGTACGTCATTGTCGATTGCCCCGGGCAAATGGAACTCTTTGCATACCGTAATTCGGGGCCGCTCATGGTCTCGGAACTTGCAGCCGACGACCCGGCCCTTGCGATATATTTGATGGATGCAAATATAGCACGCACTCCAGAGGGATATCTTTCATCATTGTTATTGGGAATCTCAATCAATATGAGATTTGGACTACCTCAACTGAATATTCTTAGCAAACCAGATGTGCTAATAAACGACAAAGTCGTGGAGATTGCCTCATGGGGAGAAGAGCCATACCTTCTGGAAACCGCCCTATCCAATAGTGAACCCAGTATTGCACGTGAATATGCGGAGGCTGTATTACATATGCTTCAAGATCTTGGTGGAGGGACGGGCGTAATTCCTGTGTCGGCTAAACAAATGACAGGGATGGAGTCGCTGTATGGGGAGATGCAACAAATTTACCTTGGAGGGGACAACATAGAACATTAA
- a CDS encoding AAA family ATPase: MKFVIITGMPGAGKSEVARILHEEFKIPLIVMGDVIRSEVRSRGLEPTPLNTRKIMLELREMDGLGAVAKRCIPHINTLDAAEVVIEGCRSLAEVDVFKEFSDTVTIVCVHSAPMTRFTRLQSRGRKDSPPDFETFRERDMREISVGLGGVIALADIMIVNEGSLDSLQENIRRAARRLV, from the coding sequence GTGAAGTTTGTGATTATCACAGGAATGCCGGGGGCTGGAAAGAGTGAGGTGGCCCGTATTCTGCATGAGGAATTTAAGATTCCACTAATCGTGATGGGTGATGTGATACGTTCTGAAGTTCGTAGCCGTGGCTTAGAGCCTACTCCCCTAAACACTCGAAAAATAATGCTCGAATTGCGTGAAATGGACGGCCTTGGTGCAGTTGCTAAGAGATGCATACCTCACATCAATACATTGGATGCTGCTGAGGTTGTTATCGAGGGTTGTAGAAGTCTGGCTGAAGTAGATGTCTTCAAAGAATTCTCTGATACTGTGACGATTGTCTGTGTGCACTCTGCCCCGATGACACGATTTACCCGCTTGCAGAGTCGCGGGCGTAAAGATTCTCCTCCGGATTTTGAAACTTTCCGTGAGCGTGATATGCGCGAAATCTCTGTTGGTCTTGGTGGTGTAATTGCTCTGGCGGACATTATGATTGTGAATGAAGGTTCACTTGACTCTCTTCAAGAAAACATACGACGTGCAGCTCGGAGGCTTGTTTGA
- a CDS encoding phosphoglucosamine mutase, whose product MTADTEKIFGTSGIRGNITRINISFAQGLGRALGTILNGSGTVTIGTDARTSREMLRSSFLSGVLSTGVNVIDLGIVPMPTVAYSSTLPSIDSSVIITASHNPPTDNGFKFFVNGREFIRSEEIKIEALLRSKAFIVADWNRIGSLRYFDIQEKYLSYVKKFLLSRGVESKGTKLLLDLANGAATGYTPALLHDLGFSVVTINSHQDGHFPGRPAEPSPKNLADTMKMAAGSDYAVTLCHDGDGDRLAVIDEAGQFIDQNRVIALFARDEIERHGFGVVVTSIDTSSVIDEVVEKAGGEVVRMPLGSLQEKIAHDASGKIIFASEPWKPIFMELGPWMDGIAGASRFAQLVDELGSGSCQRLMATIPEYPMVREFIKCPDKLKRSFIQQVLSMLPEEISGVDKVLDIDGVRVDCTDGSYVLVRVSGTEPKARLYAGARTERSLNRLVVTARNVMHAALEAAQQQQT is encoded by the coding sequence ATGACTGCGGATACAGAAAAAATCTTTGGAACATCAGGCATTCGAGGCAATATTACACGTATTAACATCTCTTTCGCACAAGGTCTTGGTCGTGCATTGGGCACAATCTTAAACGGTTCCGGAACGGTGACCATAGGTACCGATGCTCGAACCTCACGTGAGATGCTTCGAAGCTCATTTCTTTCTGGAGTCTTGTCAACTGGTGTTAATGTCATTGATCTTGGAATAGTCCCTATGCCTACTGTTGCATACTCTAGCACCCTTCCCTCAATTGACTCCTCCGTTATTATTACAGCAAGTCACAATCCTCCCACGGATAATGGTTTCAAATTCTTTGTGAACGGTCGTGAATTTATTCGATCAGAGGAGATTAAAATTGAAGCACTACTGCGAAGTAAAGCGTTTATTGTGGCTGATTGGAACCGTATTGGCTCTCTGAGATATTTCGACATTCAAGAGAAATATCTCTCATATGTTAAGAAGTTCCTTCTCTCTCGAGGTGTTGAAAGCAAGGGCACCAAGTTGTTACTTGATCTTGCAAATGGGGCAGCAACTGGCTATACCCCTGCACTTCTTCATGATCTTGGATTTTCGGTTGTTACAATTAATTCTCATCAAGATGGTCATTTTCCGGGTCGGCCCGCCGAGCCGTCCCCCAAGAATCTCGCCGATACCATGAAGATGGCGGCAGGCTCGGATTATGCAGTCACTCTTTGCCATGACGGAGATGGCGATAGATTGGCAGTTATTGATGAGGCGGGTCAGTTTATTGATCAGAACCGAGTCATTGCCCTTTTTGCTCGTGATGAAATTGAGCGTCATGGCTTTGGTGTGGTCGTGACTTCTATTGACACTTCAAGTGTAATCGATGAGGTTGTGGAAAAGGCAGGTGGTGAAGTTGTACGTATGCCCTTGGGATCTCTTCAAGAGAAGATTGCACATGATGCCTCTGGAAAGATTATCTTTGCATCAGAACCTTGGAAACCCATATTCATGGAACTGGGCCCATGGATGGATGGTATTGCAGGCGCTTCGAGATTTGCTCAGTTAGTAGATGAACTTGGCTCGGGGAGTTGTCAACGATTGATGGCTACAATCCCCGAATATCCGATGGTCCGTGAATTCATTAAATGCCCTGACAAGCTAAAACGCTCTTTCATTCAACAAGTCCTTTCCATGCTTCCCGAAGAAATTTCTGGAGTCGATAAGGTTCTAGACATTGATGGTGTGCGTGTGGACTGTACTGATGGATCTTATGTTCTAGTTCGGGTTTCTGGGACCGAACCTAAGGCCCGTCTGTATGCAGGGGCTAGAACTGAGCGATCTCTGAATAGACTGGTTGTCACTGCGCGTAATGTGATGCACGCGGCGCTTGAGGCAGCCCAACAACAACAAACATGA
- a CDS encoding HD domain-containing protein — translation MKKYIEVNDPIHGFIELSELETKIIDSAPYQRLRRIKQLSGGHFVYPTAEHTRFGHCMGALYLASRLGEKLLPSIGLDEDTIQDVRIAGLLHDIGHGPFSHVFEEALVERRGQNHEDITEWIIQKSVLGDILTDGGVSSKKIADLVRGRWSKKKDAVPAGIVAGQIDVDKMDYLVRDSFYCGVSYGFIDVDRLIDSAEVGDDYIIEFNVAARGTLEAFLVARYEMFMNVYYHKAVRSVEVMLVKLMRAADNALGLTTFQTPEEFLELDDISLISQIRELDPSLSEEATEAVRMVKRLDSRDLYKPAFEKILHTDDKFVSKVLTKHDVRKSLEREIAEAAKISPSEVIVDVPTLPSVPHNPRQIETPMEINVFEFVEGQKTSRNLSVLSKIAEMMKGYLDVIRVYTNKEHRAIVEREARKLFQETPTAAQIHM, via the coding sequence ATGAAGAAATACATAGAAGTAAACGATCCAATCCACGGATTTATCGAACTTTCTGAATTAGAAACGAAGATAATTGATTCGGCACCATATCAACGCCTTCGAAGAATTAAACAGCTGTCAGGAGGGCATTTTGTATATCCCACAGCAGAACACACCAGGTTTGGTCACTGCATGGGAGCACTGTATTTAGCCTCGCGCCTGGGTGAAAAGTTACTGCCTTCAATTGGGTTGGACGAGGATACAATTCAGGATGTGCGTATTGCTGGACTTCTCCATGATATTGGCCATGGACCATTTAGTCATGTATTTGAAGAAGCCCTAGTTGAGAGGAGAGGTCAGAATCATGAAGACATTACTGAGTGGATAATTCAAAAGAGCGTATTAGGGGACATCCTCACAGATGGGGGTGTATCTAGCAAAAAAATAGCAGATCTTGTAAGAGGTCGGTGGTCAAAGAAAAAAGATGCTGTTCCGGCGGGGATAGTCGCAGGGCAAATAGATGTAGATAAAATGGACTATTTGGTACGAGACTCGTTTTATTGTGGAGTCAGTTATGGATTCATAGATGTGGATCGCCTCATCGATAGTGCCGAAGTTGGGGATGATTACATTATAGAATTTAACGTGGCTGCACGAGGAACTCTAGAGGCATTTCTGGTTGCCAGATATGAGATGTTCATGAATGTCTATTATCACAAGGCGGTTCGCAGTGTAGAAGTGATGTTGGTCAAATTGATGAGAGCTGCGGATAATGCATTAGGTCTTACAACATTTCAGACACCCGAGGAATTTTTAGAACTTGATGACATATCTCTGATTTCACAAATTCGCGAATTGGACCCCTCTCTCTCTGAAGAGGCAACAGAGGCAGTAAGAATGGTCAAACGATTAGATTCACGAGACCTCTACAAGCCAGCATTTGAAAAAATCCTTCATACGGATGACAAATTTGTTTCCAAGGTTTTGACAAAGCATGATGTCCGAAAGAGTCTTGAACGAGAGATTGCTGAAGCGGCCAAAATCAGCCCATCTGAAGTAATTGTTGATGTGCCAACCCTCCCGTCGGTCCCACATAACCCGCGCCAAATAGAGACCCCAATGGAGATCAATGTGTTTGAATTCGTGGAGGGCCAAAAGACAAGTCGAAATCTCTCAGTACTCTCCAAGATTGCTGAAATGATGAAAGGGTACCTTGATGTGATTAGAGTATATACAAACAAGGAGCATCGGGCAATTGTCGAACGTGAGGCGCGTAAGTTGTTTCAGGAAACACCAACAGCTGCGCAGATACACATGTGA
- a CDS encoding phosphate uptake regulator PhoU, whose translation MEIRRLQQTGGKDGSSFLVVLPKKWVLGRDLKKGDSVVISEREDGCLIIDPRLPKAGVPRSTTVSITSNLRWSITSKYLLGFDEIRVVSESTISNAQRMELRNIIKRFVALEVTDEDDHQLVVQCLVDPSTIPVDKAMKRMNLIATRMLNDALSAFYNGDQELALEVQQRDEEVDRLFFLIVRELRSAIQYPSISEKMNIAPVEALDFRLAVQYIERIADLAVDIASQTGEQLDPHLIEKIKPLATLVKEMLTKSVTNLFKFDSKKVSWVMMAEKDLISSATQLRHDLIISPHKFSQSHLLVVDSMQKIGEAAKDIVDLALPQE comes from the coding sequence ATGGAGATCCGGCGACTACAGCAAACAGGTGGTAAGGATGGAAGCTCTTTCTTGGTGGTCCTCCCCAAAAAATGGGTCCTGGGGCGCGATCTCAAGAAAGGCGATTCTGTAGTAATCTCCGAGAGAGAAGACGGGTGTCTTATTATCGATCCACGATTGCCAAAGGCAGGCGTGCCGCGTTCCACAACGGTCAGTATCACTTCGAATCTACGTTGGTCTATCACAAGCAAATATCTGCTGGGTTTTGATGAGATTCGCGTCGTTAGTGAGTCCACAATATCTAATGCTCAACGTATGGAACTACGAAATATCATCAAGAGGTTTGTTGCATTAGAGGTGACAGATGAGGACGACCATCAGCTTGTTGTGCAATGTTTAGTTGATCCGTCCACAATTCCTGTTGACAAGGCAATGAAACGAATGAATCTAATAGCTACACGGATGCTTAATGATGCGCTTTCGGCATTCTATAACGGGGATCAAGAATTAGCTCTTGAAGTTCAACAGCGCGACGAAGAAGTGGACCGGCTCTTTTTCCTTATTGTCCGCGAGTTACGATCTGCTATTCAATATCCAAGTATTTCGGAGAAGATGAATATAGCTCCAGTAGAGGCTCTCGATTTCCGTCTGGCCGTGCAATATATCGAGCGGATCGCTGATCTTGCGGTAGATATAGCATCGCAAACTGGCGAGCAGCTTGACCCCCATCTCATTGAGAAGATTAAACCACTTGCCACACTTGTAAAAGAGATGCTGACAAAATCTGTCACTAATCTTTTCAAGTTCGACTCCAAAAAGGTTTCGTGGGTCATGATGGCGGAGAAGGACCTCATCTCTTCAGCCACACAGCTCCGTCACGATCTCATTATCTCCCCTCACAAATTTTCTCAATCGCATCTCCTTGTTGTTGACAGTATGCAAAAGATAGGGGAGGCCGCAAAGGACATAGTTGATCTTGCTCTGCCACAGGAATAG
- a CDS encoding hydrogenase iron-sulfur subunit, which translates to MPPKDMNIIVFGCMQCMYAAADLAGTMKLQYDVSARIIRMPCTARLDINFVLKALQEGADGVLVVGCHPGDCAYKTGNLGAERRVRFARKLIAQLGLNENRVRMVFVSAAEGDKFASEISKFAEEIREMGPNPIRL; encoded by the coding sequence ATGCCTCCTAAGGACATGAATATAATCGTATTTGGCTGCATGCAATGTATGTATGCCGCTGCAGACCTTGCAGGAACTATGAAGCTTCAATATGATGTCAGTGCTAGAATAATCCGAATGCCCTGCACGGCCAGACTTGACATCAACTTCGTACTAAAAGCACTCCAAGAAGGAGCTGATGGCGTTCTGGTAGTTGGCTGCCACCCTGGAGACTGTGCGTACAAGACTGGAAATTTGGGGGCTGAAAGGCGGGTTCGCTTTGCACGTAAACTGATTGCTCAGTTAGGCCTCAATGAAAATCGTGTAAGAATGGTTTTTGTCAGTGCTGCTGAAGGAGACAAGTTTGCCAGTGAGATCAGTAAATTCGCAGAGGAGATTAGGGAGATGGGGCCCAATCCAATCAGATTATGA
- a CDS encoding AAA family ATPase — MTRRKESGMDLPASSRDSTKKASKHKHHEVRSAELVVLEPVGYPFRLRGDPKPVGLEIDNQELFTDYAREQWMGSVLYSGMYLFDRYVMPDFAFRVAEVTPEDSVVTRTTTIQLKSAVAPKPPIPSRYTLNDIVGHEQVKRKCMLILKYLKDPARFGEWSPRAVLFHGPPGTGKTMTARALAQEANAQIFLVKASDLIGIHVGDGGRRISTLFNEAREESPSIVFVDELDAIGLARSFQSIRGDVSEVVTALLGELDSTDESSGVVVIGATNALPLLDRALRSRFDAVFEFNLPDVKERLLLLKMYASRLPIPLEADLAQLAARTEGFSGRDLRDRLLKESFHIALISDMDVIPSHIVNAVLEKIRSKESPDYMV, encoded by the coding sequence TTGACCCGTCGAAAAGAATCAGGTATGGATTTACCTGCCTCATCCCGCGATTCCACAAAGAAAGCAAGCAAACACAAGCATCATGAGGTACGAAGTGCTGAGTTGGTCGTACTTGAACCAGTCGGATATCCCTTTAGATTGCGAGGGGATCCCAAACCTGTTGGACTTGAAATTGATAATCAAGAGTTATTTACGGATTATGCGCGTGAGCAATGGATGGGCAGTGTACTCTATTCTGGGATGTATCTCTTCGACAGGTATGTAATGCCCGATTTTGCATTTCGTGTTGCCGAGGTCACTCCCGAAGATTCTGTGGTGACCCGTACAACTACTATCCAACTAAAATCCGCTGTTGCTCCAAAGCCTCCTATTCCTTCACGCTACACATTGAATGATATAGTTGGGCATGAACAAGTTAAACGAAAATGTATGTTGATTTTGAAATATCTCAAGGATCCTGCTCGATTTGGTGAATGGTCTCCACGTGCAGTCCTGTTTCATGGTCCTCCTGGTACAGGTAAGACCATGACCGCACGAGCTTTGGCGCAAGAGGCTAATGCGCAGATATTTTTAGTAAAGGCATCAGATCTTATTGGAATTCATGTGGGGGACGGCGGCCGAAGAATCTCTACGCTTTTTAACGAGGCACGTGAAGAATCTCCAAGTATTGTTTTTGTAGACGAGCTTGATGCTATCGGACTTGCACGGTCTTTCCAATCTATTAGAGGGGATGTGTCCGAAGTAGTCACGGCATTATTGGGCGAGCTGGATAGTACCGATGAATCCTCCGGAGTTGTTGTGATTGGCGCCACAAATGCATTGCCGCTATTAGATCGAGCGCTACGTAGTCGATTTGATGCTGTGTTTGAATTTAATCTGCCTGATGTAAAAGAACGATTGTTGTTGCTCAAGATGTATGCATCTAGGCTCCCCATCCCTCTCGAAGCCGATTTAGCCCAATTGGCTGCAAGGACTGAAGGCTTTTCCGGACGCGACCTTCGTGATAGACTATTAAAGGAATCCTTCCATATTGCATTGATTTCAGACATGGATGTGATACCGTCACATATTGTTAATGCTGTGCTTGAAAAGATCAGATCAAAGGAATCTCCGGATTATATGGTTTGA
- a CDS encoding helix-turn-helix domain-containing protein, whose protein sequence is MNQTETLKRLAEIIAGEICLSETEPGGVMRRWRERFQVSQKDLATHLGVSPSVISDYESGRRKSPRVETIKRFVEGLISMDAENGGRIAMALEKLITPDIASEAILDSREFGVPIPAHVLTEHLQCRVLTHSSLLERDIYGYTALDSVRAIVSLAPQQLLRLYGGTTQRAAILTKVSTGRSPMVAIKASQIGTSSAVKPAVVILHGVQNLDPLAVKIADSIHLPLCVSEVESEEQLIQILRSFNR, encoded by the coding sequence ATGAATCAGACTGAAACTCTCAAGCGTCTGGCTGAAATAATTGCAGGGGAGATTTGTCTCTCTGAGACCGAACCAGGAGGAGTAATGAGAAGATGGCGTGAGCGGTTTCAGGTATCTCAGAAAGATCTTGCCACTCACCTTGGGGTCTCACCATCAGTAATTAGTGATTATGAGAGTGGTCGTCGCAAGTCGCCTCGTGTTGAAACAATCAAACGATTTGTTGAAGGGCTCATTAGCATGGATGCTGAAAATGGAGGGAGAATAGCTATGGCCCTTGAAAAACTCATTACGCCAGATATTGCATCCGAAGCAATCTTAGATAGTCGAGAATTTGGTGTACCAATTCCCGCACATGTATTGACCGAACACCTTCAATGCAGAGTTCTCACACATAGTTCTCTTCTTGAACGGGATATCTATGGATACACGGCACTTGATAGTGTGCGTGCAATTGTATCACTTGCACCTCAACAGCTGCTACGATTGTATGGAGGCACGACCCAGAGGGCTGCGATTCTGACAAAGGTGTCAACTGGGCGATCGCCCATGGTTGCAATCAAAGCCAGTCAGATTGGCACCTCATCCGCAGTCAAACCCGCTGTCGTCATTCTCCATGGTGTCCAGAACCTTGATCCGCTAGCAGTCAAAATTGCAGACAGTATTCATCTTCCGCTTTGCGTTTCGGAGGTGGAGTCAGAGGAGCAGTTAATTCAAATCTTAAGATCCTTTAACAGGTGA
- a CDS encoding DNA-directed DNA polymerase II small subunit: MNPATRKTVLKMFIKSGLQIAPDALELIITLDTPIKWANKIIQSNIDAAAVPVISRGLIEEMILVKSKQKPVNESPIQMESSTTEQDLHDAGTKQQKPSKEAIRILKSPTIDMVGSLGQVEDFHELFIDRFHQIKKIYMGRIDTRNAIPIKSAIMKKQESFRIKALKRREGKRQKPTETKVIGMVKSKSISRSKNIIIELEDEEASMVCVIPSGRKGIQGKELSKKGEAILLDEVICISGYVDQDGRLIADEVLFPDVPAAREIGRSKREVYAAFISDLHIGSKEFLEDEFDRFIEWLKGKDVPDNKREIVEKTEYLFIAGDLVDGVGVYPGQEKDLVIPSIHDQYELLASKLERLPKHIKIISIPGNHDACRQALPKPPIPEEFAEALYSLGDRILMLGDPSLISVEGVKILMTHGDSLDDLVTQIPGASYRQPALPMIELLKKRHLVPMYGGKTELAPLHKDWMVINKVPDIVHFGHAHHNAVNNYRGIQVINSGTFQSQTDFMKKQGVIPTPGIVTFVNLRNGAPTVETFFDFSKMMDDL, translated from the coding sequence TTGAATCCCGCTACACGAAAAACTGTACTCAAGATGTTTATTAAATCGGGTCTACAGATTGCCCCAGATGCACTTGAACTAATAATCACGCTAGACACACCAATAAAGTGGGCAAATAAAATCATTCAGTCGAATATCGATGCGGCAGCTGTACCAGTAATTTCACGTGGGCTTATAGAAGAAATGATTCTCGTGAAATCGAAACAAAAACCTGTGAACGAATCACCTATACAAATGGAATCCTCGACGACTGAACAGGACTTGCACGATGCGGGAACCAAGCAGCAAAAACCAAGTAAAGAGGCAATTCGAATACTCAAAAGCCCAACGATAGACATGGTGGGGTCACTCGGTCAAGTAGAGGATTTCCATGAACTCTTCATAGACAGATTTCATCAAATCAAGAAAATATACATGGGACGGATTGACACGCGTAATGCCATTCCCATTAAATCTGCAATTATGAAAAAACAAGAATCCTTCAGAATCAAAGCATTGAAACGTAGAGAGGGAAAAAGGCAGAAACCAACGGAAACGAAAGTCATTGGAATGGTCAAGAGTAAGAGCATTTCCCGGTCAAAAAATATAATAATTGAGCTAGAAGACGAAGAGGCGTCAATGGTCTGTGTCATTCCGTCAGGGCGCAAAGGCATCCAAGGTAAGGAGCTGAGCAAAAAAGGAGAGGCAATACTTCTTGATGAGGTCATTTGCATTTCGGGCTATGTTGATCAGGATGGCAGACTGATTGCAGATGAGGTTCTTTTTCCAGATGTCCCGGCAGCCCGCGAGATTGGAAGATCTAAAAGAGAGGTCTATGCTGCATTTATTTCGGATCTTCATATTGGTAGCAAAGAGTTTCTAGAGGATGAATTTGACCGATTTATCGAGTGGCTAAAAGGAAAAGATGTACCGGACAATAAACGGGAGATTGTCGAAAAGACGGAGTATCTCTTTATTGCCGGAGACCTCGTAGATGGAGTAGGGGTATATCCGGGTCAAGAAAAAGATCTAGTGATACCAAGTATCCATGACCAATACGAACTTTTGGCCAGCAAGCTTGAAAGACTTCCCAAACATATTAAAATTATATCCATCCCGGGAAACCACGATGCCTGTCGTCAGGCACTTCCAAAACCACCTATTCCTGAAGAATTCGCAGAAGCACTTTATTCATTGGGGGACAGAATATTGATGCTAGGAGACCCTAGCTTAATTTCAGTTGAGGGTGTAAAAATCTTGATGACTCATGGAGATTCTCTGGACGACCTTGTGACCCAGATTCCCGGAGCGTCATATCGACAGCCAGCGCTTCCAATGATAGAATTGCTCAAGAAACGACATCTCGTTCCCATGTATGGCGGAAAGACAGAACTAGCACCACTTCACAAGGATTGGATGGTCATTAACAAGGTACCAGATATTGTCCATTTTGGGCACGCCCATCACAATGCTGTCAACAATTATAGAGGGATACAAGTAATAAATTCTGGAACTTTTCAAAGCCAGACGGATTTTATGAAAAAACAAGGAGTGATCCCCACACCAGGAATTGTGACATTTGTCAATCTTAGGAACGGTGCGCCAACTGTCGAGACCTTTTTTGATTTTTCAAAAATGATGGATGATCTATAA